Proteins encoded in a region of the Thermocaproicibacter melissae genome:
- the yihA gene encoding ribosome biogenesis GTP-binding protein YihA/YsxC: MNFQNAFFETAAGTSAGLPQSTLPEIVFSGRSNVGKSSMINKLLNRKSLAHVSSSPGKTSTINFYNVGFCRFADLPGYGYAKVTPAEKQRWAELIEGYFAQERDFRLVVQIIDMRRDPTDDDMAMLAFLRSREIPFLIAASKSDKLNATQRAKMTSVFQKIASQCGTEFVPFSAISGEGVEQIQKKILSVCEK; encoded by the coding sequence ATGAATTTTCAAAACGCTTTTTTCGAGACAGCGGCCGGAACATCGGCCGGGCTTCCCCAAAGTACCCTGCCGGAAATTGTTTTTTCCGGCAGGTCAAATGTTGGGAAGTCCTCCATGATTAATAAGCTGCTCAATCGCAAAAGCCTTGCACATGTCAGTTCTTCACCCGGAAAAACGTCTACGATAAACTTTTATAATGTAGGTTTCTGCCGTTTTGCCGACTTGCCCGGTTATGGGTATGCAAAAGTAACCCCGGCCGAGAAACAGCGCTGGGCGGAGCTTATTGAAGGCTATTTTGCACAGGAACGCGATTTCCGCTTGGTGGTGCAAATCATCGACATGCGCCGCGACCCGACGGATGACGATATGGCGATGCTTGCCTTTCTGCGCAGCAGGGAGATCCCATTCCTGATTGCAGCATCAAAAAGCGATAAGCTAAATGCAACACAGCGGGCAAAAATGACGTCTGTGTTTCAGAAGATTGCGTCGCAGTGCGGGACCGAGTTCGTACCTTTTTCAGCAATTTCCGGTGAAGGAGTAGAACAAATCCAAAAGAAAATTCTTTCCGTTTGTGAGAAATAA